In Paenibacillus guangzhouensis, a single window of DNA contains:
- a CDS encoding recombinase family protein — MQSETRIRCAIYARVSTDQQGESIENQISQCEEYIHRLGEQYDTSNIVIYRDEAVSGYYTSVFDRQEMKRAIQAAREQVFKLLVFKEVSRVGRDKQENPAIIGMFEQYGVRVVAINDNYDSLNKDNITFDILSVLSEQESKKISSRVSSARKQKARRGQWSGEPPIGYRIHGETQRLVIDPEYCEIPTLAFALYVHQGLGTFRVAEELNKRGYRTKNGNQWTRENVNKMLRNQAYIGHVVYGTRRNQLKREYDDTGKMSKRKVQVRIPASDWQVMEHAHEPLVDAEMFQAAQHILADRGKKGAPRRAYHPLTGLLYCGHCGKRMVCQKRSTSAKSYRYYVCSTAHKYGRGACSQPNVEADQLEGAVLDAIRKRLAQVDKGQLRFTYDRHQDLERLRGTLSAKLTLRAKRHKDQVDLFHQRELFDANTYEQQMRSFRSQLEQVDEEVNAIEHQIAALEERPASDSALHEYYDFFVDLKLKDDAEMRVLFHELLDRVTLSSSHLTISYQVHFCRE, encoded by the coding sequence ATGCAGTCAGAGACTCGAATCCGATGCGCCATCTACGCGAGGGTAAGCACAGATCAGCAAGGAGAATCGATCGAGAATCAGATTAGTCAATGTGAGGAATATATTCATCGCCTTGGCGAGCAGTATGATACTTCGAATATTGTCATCTATCGGGATGAAGCGGTATCCGGGTATTATACGAGTGTCTTCGATCGGCAGGAGATGAAGCGGGCGATACAAGCAGCAAGGGAGCAGGTATTCAAGCTGCTGGTCTTCAAGGAAGTTAGCCGGGTCGGCCGGGATAAGCAGGAAAATCCGGCCATTATCGGAATGTTCGAACAATACGGTGTGCGTGTGGTGGCGATAAATGATAACTATGATTCGCTGAACAAAGATAACATTACCTTCGATATTCTATCGGTCTTGTCTGAACAAGAGAGTAAGAAGATATCATCTCGGGTAAGCAGCGCGAGGAAACAAAAAGCACGTCGCGGACAATGGAGCGGAGAGCCGCCGATCGGCTATCGAATCCATGGGGAAACGCAGCGGCTCGTGATTGATCCGGAATATTGTGAGATTCCTACGTTAGCTTTTGCGCTGTATGTTCATCAGGGTCTAGGAACATTTCGCGTAGCGGAGGAGCTGAACAAGCGAGGATACCGCACGAAGAACGGGAATCAGTGGACACGGGAGAACGTGAACAAAATGCTGCGCAATCAGGCTTACATCGGACATGTGGTCTATGGAACGCGTCGCAATCAATTGAAGCGGGAGTATGATGACACAGGCAAAATGTCCAAGCGCAAGGTGCAGGTCCGCATTCCCGCATCGGATTGGCAGGTCATGGAGCATGCGCATGAACCGCTTGTCGATGCTGAGATGTTCCAAGCCGCGCAGCATATCCTGGCGGACAGAGGGAAGAAAGGGGCTCCTCGACGTGCGTATCATCCTCTGACAGGATTATTGTATTGCGGTCATTGCGGGAAGCGGATGGTCTGCCAGAAGCGTTCGACCAGCGCCAAATCGTACCGTTATTATGTCTGCTCTACAGCGCACAAATATGGCCGAGGGGCATGTTCGCAACCCAATGTGGAAGCCGACCAGCTGGAAGGGGCCGTGCTGGATGCGATTCGGAAGCGATTGGCTCAGGTGGACAAAGGCCAATTGCGGTTCACCTATGACCGCCATCAGGATCTGGAGCGACTTCGGGGAACGTTAAGCGCGAAGCTGACCCTGCGGGCTAAGCGGCACAAGGACCAAGTAGACTTATTCCATCAGCGTGAGCTGTTCGATGCGAATACGTATGAGCAGCAAATGCGTTCATTCCGAAGCCAGCTCGAACAGGTGGATGAGGAAGTGAATGCGATCGAACATCAGATTGCTGCGCTGGAGGAACGTCCGGCTTCGGATTCAGCACTCCATGAATACTATGATTTTTTCGTAGACTTGAAGCTTAAGGATGATGCGGAGATGCGGGTTTTGTTCCATGAACTCTTGGATCGTGTGACGCTCTCTTCAAGCCATTTAACGATTTCCTATCAGGTTCATTTTTGCAGAGAATAA